From a single Kryptolebias marmoratus isolate JLee-2015 linkage group LG17, ASM164957v2, whole genome shotgun sequence genomic region:
- the atad1b gene encoding ATPase family AAA domain-containing protein 1-B: MWWVWPWVWPVCGGCGLYVVGVVGLCRVLSLVPACLQQLSLWTDSFLRNRSTSDHEATAMMKAQFMSLWDGLDTDHHCQVIIMGATNRPQDLDSAILRRMPTRFHINQPSVRQREQILRLILDNERVDSTVDLKDVAKETDGFSGSDLREMCRDAALLCVRDFVHNQSDSVSEDTIRPIAQTDLQTAVSKMKQSKTAGGQGALLHAALD, from the exons ATGTGGTGGGTGTGGCCT TGGGTGTGGCCTGTATGTGGTGGGTGTGGCCTGTATGTGGTGGGTGTGGTTGGCCTGTGCCGTGTCCTCTCTCTGGTACCTGCTTGTCTCCAGCAGTTGTCTCTGTGGACAGACTCGTTCCTGAGGAACCGGTCCACCTCGGACCACGAGGCCACAGCCATGATGAAGGCTCAGTTCATGAGCCTGTGGGACGGCCTGGACACGGACCACCACTGTCAGGTCATCATCATGGGAGCCACTAACCGTCCCCAGGACCTGGATTCTGCCATTTTGAGACGGATGCCCACCAGGTTCCACATCAACCAACCG AGCGTGAGGCAGAGGGAACAGATCCTCAGACTCATCCTGGACAACGAGAGG GTGGACTCCACTGTGGACCTCAAAGACGTTGCCAAGGAGACTGATGGTTTCTCAGGAAGCGACCTCAGGGAAATGTGTCGCGACGCCGCTCTGCTCTGCGTCCGAGACTTCGTCCACAACCAGAGTGACAG CGTCTCGGAGGACACCATCCGCCCCATCGCTCAGACTGACCTGCAGACCGCCGTCTCAAAGATGAAGCAGTCAAAGACAGCCGGCGGTCAGGGAGCGCTGCTGCACGCCGCTTTGGACTAA